The window GGTGGAGCCGCACATCGGGTTCCGCGCGGTGGGCATCAAGTTCGAGGAGCTGCTGGTGGTCACCGAGGACGACGCGTACTGGCTCGACGACGACCTGCCGCACGTGCGGCGCTGGACCGCTGCCCACGCCGAGGCGACCGCCCAGGAGGCGACCCGATGACCACCACCCGCCGCCGCACCGTCCACTCCGGCGGGCTGCCGCTCGCCGTCTTCGAGGACGGCGACCCCGACGCGCCCACCGTCCTGCTGGTGCACGGCTACCCGGACACCCACGTGGTCTGGGACGACATCGCCGCCGACCTCGCCCGCGACCACCACGTGGTCCGCTACGACGTGCGCGGCGCCGGCGAGTCCGGAGCGCCCGACTCGCGCGAGGGCTACCGGCTGGAGCACCTGGCCGCCGACCTCTTCGCGGTCGCCGACGCGGTCAGCCCGGACCGCCCGGTGCACGTGGTCGCCCACGACTGGGGCTCGCTGCAGTCCTGGGAGGCCGTCACCTCGCCCGGCGCCGAGCGGCGGCTCGCCTCCTACACCACGATGTCCGGCCCCTGCCTGGACCACATCGGCCACTGGATGCGCGAGCGCTACCGCCGCCCCACCCCGCGCCACCTGCGGCAACTGCTCGCGCAGGGCGTGCACTCCTGGTACATCACGGCCTTCCACCTGCCCTACCTCGCCCCCGGCATCTGGCGGCTCGGCCTGGCCCGCGCCTGGCCCCGGGTGCTGCGCGACCTGGAGGCCGTCACCCCGCGGCCCGGCCACCCGCAGCCCACCCTGCGGCGGGACGCGGTGCGCGGCATCGAGCTCTACCGGGCCAACATGCGCCCCACCCTGCGCAATCCGCGCGAGCGGCCCACCGAGGTGCCGGTCCAGCTGATCACCCTCACCCGGGACCACTACGTCGGCGAGTACCTCTCCGAGGGGCTGGAGCGCTGGGTGCCCAGGCTGACCCGCCGCTCCCTGCACGCCACCCACTGGTCCGCCCTCCTGGAGAAGGGAACCGCCGTGGCCGGGATGGTCCGCGAGTTCACCGCCGGTGTCGACGCCGGACAGGCCCCCGACCCGGCCGGCGACGGCCCGCTGGTCGTCATCACCGGCGGCGGCAGCGGCATCGGCCGGGCCACCGCGCTCGCCTTCGCCGAGGAGGGCGCCCGGGTGGTGATCTGCGACCTCGACCACGATGCCGCCCGGCGCACCGCCGAACTCGCCTCCCTGCTCGGCCCCCAGGCGCACGCCTACCGGGTCGACGTCAGCGACGGCGCCGCCGTCGACGCCTTCGCCGAGGCGGTCGCCGCCGCGCACGGCGTCCCCGACGTGGTGGTCAACAACGCGGGCATCGGCCACTCCGGGACGTTTCTGGAGACCACCGAGAAGGAGTGGCAGCGCGTCCTGGAC of the Kitasatospora sp. NBC_01246 genome contains:
- a CDS encoding SDR family oxidoreductase; amino-acid sequence: MTTTRRRTVHSGGLPLAVFEDGDPDAPTVLLVHGYPDTHVVWDDIAADLARDHHVVRYDVRGAGESGAPDSREGYRLEHLAADLFAVADAVSPDRPVHVVAHDWGSLQSWEAVTSPGAERRLASYTTMSGPCLDHIGHWMRERYRRPTPRHLRQLLAQGVHSWYITAFHLPYLAPGIWRLGLARAWPRVLRDLEAVTPRPGHPQPTLRRDAVRGIELYRANMRPTLRNPRERPTEVPVQLITLTRDHYVGEYLSEGLERWVPRLTRRSLHATHWSALLEKGTAVAGMVREFTAGVDAGQAPDPAGDGPLVVITGGGSGIGRATALAFAEEGARVVICDLDHDAARRTAELASLLGPQAHAYRVDVSDGAAVDAFAEAVAAAHGVPDVVVNNAGIGHSGTFLETTEKEWQRVLDVNLWGVIHGCRAFGSLMADRGLGGHIVNLASAAAYLPSKALTAYATSKAAVFMLSDCLRAELAGHGIGVSTICPGIVNTNITRTSTFSATSADQQAAKQARAAKLYARRGFPPEKVATAILHAVRTGKPVVPVTPEAKAARFLSRLSPGLLRLAARLNVT